The nucleotide sequence CTGGGCGCACGACCACTGCATCACAGGACaagcccggacacgaccccaaacccctacccaaacggacagaatccggacaaaatggacgtccgtttggggtcgcgtggtggagttggccttacgaCGACACGGACATGGAGGCTCTGTCCACAGCCGCCGCGCTCTATGCCCCGCCCCTGCTCGCCGAGCCCTGCCTCTCGGGATCTCCATCCATGTACGCTGCCGGGGACCCTGATGGTCCAAGCTCGTCGGTGAGTGGGAGCGCAGACAGCAGCCTAGCCCGTCATGGCGTCCACCAAGGTGCAGCGGATCATGACCCAGCCCGTCAACCCCATCTTCCGCTTCCTCCAGAGTGTAAGCCTCTCCCCTCCCTACCCACCCGCTCctttcttctccttccccccgtTTCCTCATGCTCGCGGTTTCGCTGACCTCGTTTCCTCTGCCCGAGCAGAAGGCGCGCAGAAGGACATGCGGATCGAGGGCAGGATCATCGTAAGTGGTTTCTAATTTCGCTGAGATTTTTGATCCTGCATTTTTGTGGGAGACATTGCATGGTAGTGGTGCTGCAAAGAATTCCACTGTTTGGGGGAAGTTCAGCGGAGCTTCTGCTCTGTCCTTGGGAGGAAGAGTGCGCTTGTTAAAGCTGCGAGTCATTGGTGCTCTGCGCTGTAGATGGAAAATGTGGCAATATTGTGTTGAAGTGTGTTATATCCATACGAGGAGATACAAGATGTGGCACTCCTGTGCTGAATTTCGTTATGGCCACATGATGAGGAGATAAAATTGTTGAACTAACTGTACGCAGGTTCTTGTAGGTGTCTTACTGCATTTCCATGTAATCCAATTTGTCATATCTTATTGTCCAAACAAACACAATATAAACACATATCAAATGGAACAAAAGTAGCAATCTCAGAGTGCCTGTTAATGCGTTGGACACCTCTTATTGCTACTAATTGAACTGCCATGTGTCGACATTAAGAAAAGTAGCTCTAAGCATCTGCGGGAAACTTTGTTAATTGGACGGCACACTTGTTACACAAAGGAAGGTCTCTGGTGGCCTATTGCTTGGTTCTATATTACTAGCACTATGCTTGCAATTTCTGTTTAAATACCCCATAACTTATTTGCTCTGTATCTATTCattttttctgaaaataataattgTTATAATCTAAAACTTTAGCAACTTACTTCCGATGATCTGGAATAAAAATAATAAGCATTTTTGTTTGAGAAACCTACTTGATATGTTTCACTAATTTCTGCTGTAGTAAAATTGTCTAATTAGTTACAGATTCTTCATTTAGACAAAATTATGTAACACATGAACTGGAAGCTACTTTAATTGGAGGTCCATACATTTATTTCTGACTTACCAAAAACCATATCTGGATTCATTGTTGTATGATTCATAATCTTGAAGATGTGTACCTTATTTTACTCCATCGGTTCTCGCCCTCTAATAGGATGACCCTTTAATTATTTGTTTATGTAGACTTTTTTTTCCGTAGCAACGCACGAGTAATTTACTAGAGCGAGCGGCGTCGTGGTGATCTCGTTGGCAAGCGATGGGAAGAGGACGGCGAGATGAGCCGAAGGAGGGCAAGGCGTCCACATGCAGGAGGCTCCCCAGCGAATCGAGGAGACAGCGCGAGGCATCTCCGACGGCGTGGGCCGGCCGTCGGGTGCCGTGCTTCCTCAGATTCGCGTTTCAGCCGTGCATCCAGTTTGTCGCTTCCCTCGACGTCGACGGCTCTATGATCAATTGTGTTCTCTTCCTCCATGTACTAAGCCACGACGAGATGTAAGTGCGCTCTCTATTTTGCTCTAAGTAACTCATATCATTGCCGCCTTCCACATGTTTGACGAAATTCCCAACCACATTGCTTACACAAAATTCGATGGAAAAAGGAACCAACATGGCTTGGCCATTAGGCAAACTGAGAGTTGCTTACAAGTCTCTTGCATATATGATGCTAAAGGAATTTCTTCCCACTTTGAACATTCAGCATTGCAGTCCATTCCTGTCATAAAACTGTTAGTGAATTTTCTCAAAATCCATGCTTGCTTAGTTTTTTTTACTTTTGTAGTGTTTTCTAATTTTTGTACTGGTCAATTTTAATAGCTCTCATACTTTCATTGTAAATTATAATAAGAGGTTGTATAGAAATGAATGGACAGTACAATTAATAGCTCTCATACTTTTGTACTAGTCAATTTTAATAGCTCTCGTATAGATGATTTTTGTATACTTATACAATGAATGAACAGTACAATTACTTTTATAGTGAAGTTGGTTGCATAGAAATTCTAGCTTTCTGTGTTATTTCTTACGTTGATTTGCTTATTCGTTGCTATAATTGTGTGTGGTTTTCTAGGATGGAGAGGCGAACCTCAAATGCGCAACATCTGATCTTGCTCGCTGAGCTGTTATTCTGGTATACAGCCCTTAAACACAAGcatgtctttatttatttgtttatcttgctttgcttcaatggaagaaataaaaataagaaaCAATTTTTGTGCTGGATCTCGTGGAAAATTTGGAACAATATTTGATCTGGGGACAACAACTATGAAAAAAATTGATCTTGGATTTGAATTTCTTTTAATTTTTAAATGATGTACGGGGCCAACAAATTCAGTTATTTGATTTTGTAAGTTtgatattttctgaaacttgttaGGATTTAGGGTGCATATCAGGAGATGTGCATCACGCTCAATGGTGAGACGAGAACCTGATTCGGTCACATATTTCTTTTGTTTGTCTTCCATGTTCCAATATAGAAAACATGTAGCTTAGTCGATACTAAATGTTTGGCACTAGAGTTTTTTCGCAGTAATCAGATGTTTTTTTACTGAAGGCCTTCCTATCTTACTTCATGTATCACTTAATGTTAACACTTCAACATTACTCGTGACTTGTGATGACATAGTGTGTTCATTGTCCGATGTGCTGCAGGACCATTGAATAGTACTCAGAGCACACACCTATTCGTGCCTCATTATGCTGTACTTGGATGAAGTTTCCCAGAATAGTTGGCAGTTTACATTGACATGGCAGGCAGGGATGTGGAATGACAAAAGATGATATTTTGGAAGAGCTGGTTCTGGAGCTAATGTACACCTACTTTGAGTACTTCCAATATTGTTTTCTACTTCGAAAGTTGTTTGGGTGGTAAATTATTTTTCAAGTTTGCAAGCATATATTTATTAATTTTCTACCCGTTGCACTGCACATGCCTTTTGGCTTGGCCTTCGCCCTCCATGCACGCCAGCTGTGGTGGAAGCCTGGCTCCTACAACTCTGCAATGAGGCAACACAGAGAGTGACGACAACTTCTGAAGCCATGGCTAGCCTGTGATTACCAGAGTGGCGATGAGTGTGATTTGGATACCTGTTTTGTCTGCTCCTTCTGTTTTTATTTGAGTTGCTGGGGATGAGATGTGACCCTGCTGCTGGGCGTCGCAAATGCCACGGCTCCAATGTATGCCCTAGCTTTGGTGATGCACGGGCGAGGCTACTCGATCTGGTGTAGTCGCCCTCCTTCCAAGAAATCAAGTTCTTTCGTTCAGATTTTAGATCTCTTGAGGTTCAGCTTAGTTCAAGGATAGAAAAGCATGCTCCTTATGGATTCAATGAGGAAAACCATTAGCCACTTATTCAAATTGGATGGTGTGGTGCACCTTCATCTTGCTATCCAACTTCTTAGCTTATTTGCTTTAACTTTACTACAGTTATATAGCAGGATAAGGATCCAATCTTGTGACGCCACTCCATTTGCACCATCATCAAAAGTTGCACATGAGTTGATTCAGACTTTCAGAGTTCATAGAACACCTAGCAGAGTTAATCAGCCTGAAGGTATATCAGATCCTAAGGAAAGAGGACCCGGTTCAGATTTGTCACTACTCTGTGCTGTTGGATAGCCATGGTATGTGttagttttaatttaccacaaagATTCGATTCTTGGGAGATAGGACAGGTGCATACATTACTTTTCTTATGAATCTGTTCTCTTTTTATGCACTATCTATCTATGAAAATTTTCAAAGAAATTGACGGCGGCGGCTTAGCGGCGGTGTGGTGAATGGCGAAGCAACTAAAATGGACAGAAGAGAGATGGTAAGGCATGGCTGGGAGACGTACATATTTGAGGAAATACGATTCATAATGTTCCATATTAACAAAAAATTGCTAGTCTTTGTAAAGTAATCCGAACAATTTGTTGATTCTGGGACAACTTTATTCTCCAATATGAATCTGTAAGAAAAGATATGGCATACATTTGTGTAAATTGATAATGTAAGCTCATCTTGAAACTCTATTCTTTTTTCAAGATTGATCTACTTGGTGGTGCTAACTTCCATTTTCTCAAAGCAGGGCATGTGTGCTATTTCTGAAAAAAGAAGGTTCCCTGTTGGCTGGCATCCCTGATGCTACACAGGAATATGTAGGAAAAGAAATGGAGTCTCATGATTCTTTGGATGTAGACGAGTAGGGCCAATTACAAATTGTTGGCTGTAAATGACTTCCGTTTCTAGCTTTCATAAAATTTAGACATGTACTACTCTTTAACAGTATGATGTGGTTGATGGTGGTCCTATCTGCTGGTTCAAATTATCACGTTGGATAATATTGCTTTAACTAGCAGTTGCAGTGTTCTTACTATTTTATTTCCACAATATCATCATGTTTTGCTATTGATGTAATGTTGTATTTGTTGACTGAAATCAAACCCTTCAGTCTTGGTGGACTCCTCATCCAAATATGACAACATCCACCATCTGATCAAACATAGGCCCCACACTATCACCAATTGATTTTGAATGCCTGAGTCAGTCCAAGTACCTAAACTATAGAGGGAGCAACTGGACAAGAGTCTTCCCGAAGCCAGTGCGGGAGCCAAGCACCCAAGCACGCCACTGGTGCCGGCGAGCACATGAGGCACATCGAATAACGCACCGCATCTTGGCCGGCTTAGAGATGCCCACCTTTCGTGTCACGGTCAACACTTCATCCTCTAGCCGGCCTTCCACTAAGGACATCAAACTGTACATGACACATCGCTCTTGCGCCTCCCCATACACCAGCGCGGGAGGGGCGTGAGCTGGTTGAAAACAATCCAAGCCGAAGGAGGACATCTACATCTGTGCCGACACcatggtgggtgggtgggtggcgggGTTGTTGGCTGCGTTGGGGAGAACGTCTTCATCTCCCTAAGATATTTAGAGAGTTCGAAAACTCATCGAGATATATACACTTCAAACGAAGTGCATTTTTGTTAATTGCAGAATTTTATGTCACCGTCTTTTTAATACACGCTGAACGCATGCAAGAGTGTTTATATATGGGACCAGAAAATATGTATTAGAAGGACCGATATTTATAGCAATACAATTATAAGTCGCATGCAACATCCACGTGATGAATTacaggcccgtggcaacgcacgggcgttatactaGTTTCTGGCTTGTATTGGACGTTGTCTTGACGTTGGAGTTTCTGTTGCTCTCTGGTACTACTGCACCCGGTCGTGCCAGACGCCTTGGATGTTTCCATTGCCGACGTGGAGTGGCGGTATGACCCATGGGGTCAACAGCAAAACAAGCATGCAAAAATAATTAATTTCTCACAACAATTCCTGTCCCGCACTTTTAAGCCAGTTACAATCAACATAACTAGAACGTCGgtgcgttgccatgtgttctaaaATAAAGTAAGATGCTACTCGCGGAGCTAAAATAACTGAGAACAAGTACGTCTCAACTACCTCATCTTCCATCCTCGGTTCCCAGCTAACACACATCTTACATCCTCTGTTCGCAGCTAACATAATTAAGTGACACCTAGTATTCACGCTAGGATCTAACTTTATTACATCAAATGTCAACTCATGTAACCCATGGGTACAGTAACAGCGATACTTGGCTACTTAATCTTCTGTTGCTTCCAGCCAACGCCAAGTCCAACAGCAAGTCCAATAGCAGCACCCGCAGCGACTAGCCTTAAGCTCCTTGTACAGTATTTGAACTTGTTCAGTCCCATCGATAGCAGCCCACTACGAGTCTTCGAATATGCTTTTCTCTTCATTAAATCCTCATACAAAACAGAATTCTGAAACAAAAACCAACGGTTGAAAATTTCAGCTCGTCAGACTTCAAACAACAAATTATGATAATGATAATGGATCAGCAATGAATCTTAAAACAAATGGTTAGTTTGTAATTAGCTAATAAAACTAATAATAAGACACATTTCAGAGAAGAAACTATAAAAAAAGCTAATTTTAGTACAGAAAAATGGTTGTTCATGTCCTAAAAGGGTTCTACTGAGAAGATCTACAGAACATAGAAACACTGTCTAATGGACAGAAATTAACATCCTAAAAACTACCCTTTCTCAAATCTACTGATATCTTTAATGCTTATAAATGCAAATAAACCTGTTAGGATGCTTATACTAACTGGTTAGTGTTttgtactccctcctatcctttttGGATTGCTTATACTAACTTTCTTCAGTTTTTCCCCCTATAGTCTGCGCAGAAGCTTTCTTCACCCATCTTCTCCCCTTTTACCCCTCCGCTTCCACTTGGGTCTACCGCCTTCCACCTGCTTCTTTCCGTCCAGCTCCAGCTCGTCCCCATGGCAGACGAGGAAACCGATCTAGTAGAGGAAAGAGCCAACCTATAGATGAGGAAGATCAGTACGTGGAAGAAGATGAGGGCATGGAGGGGCGACAGCCTTGTGTTAGCGGACGATGGCAGTAGAAGAACGGAAGATGGGGACGTCAACCTCATGGACGGCAGCATCTACGAGACCGACGGTGTGCCTGCGGCGGTTGTGGAGTACAGCATCATCGTGGACGATGGCTTGCTCGCGACAGCCGTACATGACAGCGAGCTCACCACATGGAGAAGAGCGCCCTAGTGGGCGTCGGCGTGCTCTTCCAGGACAGTGTTCTTGTGGACGCCCGCGTGCTCTTCCAGGACAGTGTTCTTGTGGACGCCGGCGTGCTCGTGCCAGTCGGCGCTGTCGCCAACGTATTCGCGTCTGTTGACGTCGACACGCTCAACCACAACGGCAACCAGCAGAAAAGCGCTGGCCCGCAGAAGAGGGCGCCGACCACATGCGCGCACTGGTCGACATGCTCCACGAGCTCGACGATGGCACATGGCACAGGCGAGGCGCGTGCGGACAGCACAGCGCTTATGCGAGCCGCGCGCGGACGGCACGGCCATCATACCGCTCATCCACCTTGTCCTAATTAATTACAAAGTTCAGGTCTATGTGTGCCATTGTATGCCCGTGGTGAGCAGCAAAAGGATGGAGCAGAGAAGTGCGGACAGATCTGGTCATGGGGGAAGCTTTCTAAACATGTCTCTCTGATTCAATTGTTCATGAGGCAAGCAAAATTTCAACCTGCAAATCCACACGCGTGCAGGTCTGTTTAGGAGGGACCTGCAAAATTCTTAGCACTAATTCCTCCATTTTGATCTCTGCTGAATTTTTGAGACGTGGACAGTGCGGCGCCATGCAGAGTGCGAGAGAGAGGAAAAAAAGTTGCGCGCATAGCTGAAGCACTCCACGTGCAGCTACGGGGAGGGATTTGAGGCGACGAGCCATGCAAGCAATAACTACAGAGGCGTGCTGCGCTGGCTGCAAATCAAAAGCGAGGGCATAATTGTCCAAAACAATTAGCCCGAGCATCTCCTTGGTATGCGGGCTCAGCCTTATGCGCAGGGTAAAGAGGACCGGAGGAggtatctactactccctccgttcggaattactcgtccaagaaatgaatgtatctagatgtattttagttgtaggtacatccatttttgtgacaagtaattccgaacggagggagtataaaggtTAAAGAAAAGGTAAGTATGAGCAGAGCAATTATGCACTTGTTTTGAAAGAAACTGGGAGTTGAAATATTGCGATGGAGACATTCTACAAGGTCCCATAGAGTTTGATTCACCATCACAGAATTTTGACAACAATATGTAAATTGTTTATGAGACTAACCGGGGTAACTGCAGGTGTTGCAAGAGAGGTTTTGAGGTAATGTTCACATGCATAGAGAACATTTCTTTCATAAGCATCCCACGTTTTGAGATCTTCAGTGTCCTTGAAGTGGACACGCATCTTCTGTGCATTGGCCCTCATCTTGCGCATCAACTCAGGTGTTCGACTAGATACCTTCTCAAACTGACGGCATTGCCATTCGAACACACCTTTGCTCATGCCACATTGGGCGTCATACTTCTGTAAGATGGATAAATGGAAACTGTTACTCTGAAACAACTATCCTGAAAGGTTCACGACTGACTGAAATATTCTGGGAGCACTTTACCAGTTCACTGTTTTTGCCATTCTTGTCTCCTGGACCAAAAGAAATATTGAAACAGAAACAGATCAGAGATTGAGAAGGGTGAAACTGGAAACTAGCATAATTGGTCAAACATGCACTGCACTGTCAGATATGTTATCCAACATATCACCAGTACGCATAGAAAATGGAAACAACCAGTCTAGTTTATGGTTTGCCAGCTAAAGGATTATGTGGGCTAGAGATCTTTGACACTTGGTACATGAACATTAGTCTACTTGTCAAGTTGATATGGACAGGAACTTTCCCATGATAAGGGAAAGAGAAATGGTGCCAATTGCAATGGAGGAAATAAATGAGGGATGGAGTTTTCTCAGGTAATGAGCCAGCCTAACCAACGTCAGATCTGCTTACATCTAGAGCTTCAAATGGCATGAAATGCTGCACTACATTTTATATCATACCTTTCTGCAAGAAAACAAATACTGAGCCCGATTAAAAGCTTGATGATTTAAATTATAAATTACATTTACACATTTATGTCCTTATTCCTAACACTTTCATGATTCCAAATAGTCCTCACTGCAAGAGGAAAGGTCGCAAACATAAATGCTTGGCTAAATTTGTACATTTATGTAGTGTAGATAAAACTGTTCATACAAGAGAAGAAAATAAACGAGGTGTTTAAAGATGATTTCTACTCATCTTGTCAAGGAATTGAACACAGAACGACATTGATTACACAATGAAATGAACAATATGGCAATTCGACTTGAATAAGCACAGTAAACTTTCATGGAAACGTTAAGTGCTATTCCCTCCGACCCAGTAACAAATTCTATAACAAAGGATTTTCTACTACTAGAATGCAGACAGAAAAGTGTGCACAATATGAGAAGCAAATTTGATGTTTCATAGTTTCATTTCAACCCGGGCACCAGATCTGTAACAGAAAAGTGTGTACCATTTTAGATAAACAGGTATTTGATCCCCAATTCCATTACTGAGAACGAAACCAAACATGTAGCAGTTCAAGTGCTCCTAAAAACAGGGGTTCGTAGATAAAGAAAGCTCAAAATTACATAAAACCTGTACCTTGGTGCATCCGGATGCAGTTTAGGAACTCGAACATGGCCTTGGCGAACGGGCCGCGGCACACGGCGCACGACGACGAGCGGATGCAAACAGGGAACCGGTCGGGGGTCGCCGTCGGGAGCTCGCCGTCCGTCTCCTCTGGATCTGCCGAGCTGACCTGATTTCCGTGGCGACTGAGAGACCGGGGCCCGCGTCCGGGTAAGGGTGAGTTGGGCGAAGTATAGGAAGGCGGGTGATAGGCGCCGGCGGACCGGCCGCCCGCAACCATCCGATTGGTGCATGTATAACCGTTCGATACAGCTGTTGTTTCGTCAACGCACGCCCCTACGATGGATTCTGCATATAGTCGCTTGATTCCGCATCTGGCTGGCCGCACGCTCTTGCTGGTCGCCATGGTTGCCGGCCCTCCTCGTCGCCGGTTATCGCCCTCGCCGGCCATCCTCGTCGCCGGTCGCCGCACTCGTCGCCTGCATTTTTGGCCAACACCACGCATGCAACAGCTGCGGTGGCGACGGCCGCAGCTCGTCGTCGGCTTGGCCCGATCCAACCGTTCAGGCCTTATCTTCTTCCCCCATCGGAAACGATTCTCCCAGCGAAGCTTCCCTTCCCACGCCCATGGAAGCACAGCAAAAAAAGTGGAGGTCGTGGCTGTACTGGTACCTGATCCGTCGCCATTGCTGTTGTAGGAAGCACCGTCCAGCAGCTCCACCTTCCAAAAAAATGTTTGCAGCTCCACCTCCAATGACAAGCCAACGTTAGAGCAAACGTCAACGCCGGTGATAGAAAAAAATGAAGATCGATGCAGCAAAAGTGTCGTCGCCGTCGCGGCTCAGGGCGCGGCGTCGTCGTCACTCATGAATGGTTGCAGCAAAACGTCACATCGGTCGTAGCAAAAAGGACGACAGATGCAGCAAAACTTCGTCACCGTCGTCGGGGGTCGCAGCTAAGTCATAAAAAAAAGGATGTAGCAAATTTGCTTACCGGTTGTAGCACCGTTGGTCCCCGGTCGTAGCACATTTGGGCAGCGTGGCCGGGGAGTGGTCGCTGGTTCTAGCAAAACTCAAAAAGGCGGTTGTAGCAAAACTAAGCGCTCGTTTCAGCAAAACTCAAATACGGTGGTAgcaaaaatgtgttgcttccaacaaaaACAGAGACAGTGGTAACAAGAATGAATACTAGTTCCAGCAAAAAATCAACCCGGTGGTAGCAAAAAAATTTACTGTTTCCAGCAACAACAAAAGATCCATGGCCAGGGGAGTGGCCTCCTGTCACAGCATCATAGTATTGCGTGGCGCCGGCCATGGACGCAGCTCCGACCATGGAAGCAACTTCACCGGCCCTGGACGCAGCTCCGATCATGGACGCAGCTTCGCCGGCCATGCCCTTTGTAGCTTCGGGCGCCATGAAGCAATAGGAGATGCAGTTGACAGCAGGAAAATCGAGTGGAGGACATTGGCTCGGGGGTCGGCTTCGAGGgtgctcgccggagaagaagaaggggacTCGCTGGAGGAGATCGCCGGGTCAAACTTTCATGGCAGCCGGGGAAGATTgggagaaaagaaaaaggacacaGGGAAAGGGAAGGAGAAGGACACAGGGGACAGGGAAAGAGATAACGTGGTGGGCCCGATTTGATTAGTTGTAGCCAGCGCGAGACCGGCCCAAGCGTTCGGCCGGCTCACCGTACGCAAGCGTTTCCCGTATAGGAACGGGCAGCCCTCTGCGGATCGGGACGAAACGGATAAGGTATTAGCCAGATCCGGTAAAGCACCACTCGTAAAAGATAGGCCCACTGATACTAATTTAATTTACAGTATCGTGAGGCATCAGACGGAAGAGAACCCGTAAACCCGTGCCGTAAACATTTTATTTTGCCAAATGATAACGCCTAACATATTTGCATATCGCCCATACGCGTTAATCCACCATAATTCCGTTTtgcatgaattttaaaaaaattatgagTGTCACGATAGACATAGCGTGTTGTGTGGGCGTTAGAGCGCTCGCCCACACAACCCACAGCACGTGGTTGCCAACTGCGACGTGTGGGCGAACCAGTTCCCGCCCACACAGTCGGCAATCAGTCCACGCACGTGTGGACGAGCGCCTCTTCACTCACACGACACTCGTACGGTggtagatggcaactgcagttgcatgtatgcggcaactaggtaaacacacatgacaactatgATTTGTTGGTAGATGGCAACTTCAATTGCGCGTACGTgacaaccagataaacacacatggcaactacgaTTAATCATACATGGTAACTATGGTTTGATTGCATGCGACAACTATCATAAATTAGACATGACAACTATAGGGAACCAAAACTAagagagttgccatgcttttacaactacactagtggttggggcgcaccTTTGGTGCGCCGCCTGAGCGAAAGCTCTGTGGTGCCAGATAGGTGCCTTCCACTATCCTTTTTATCTAATGATTGTGATTAATGAAGTGACACTTACAAGAGATGGAACACATGCAGCTACATAATCACGGTATAAACGAAGCTAATAGCAAagtagtggtagtagtagtataAGTCACGGGACCAACGGAAATGCATTGCTGGAAAATGTACTCCCT is from Triticum aestivum cultivar Chinese Spring chromosome 1B, IWGSC CS RefSeq v2.1, whole genome shotgun sequence and encodes:
- the LOC123119977 gene encoding uncharacterized protein isoform X2, which translates into the protein MRGVGQKCRRRVRRPATRMAGEGDNRRRGGPATMATSKSVRPARCGIKRLYAESIVGACVDETTAVSNGYTCTNRMVAGGRSAGAYHPPSYTSPNSPLPGRGPRSLSRHGNQVSSADPEETDGELPTATPDRFPVCIRSSSCAVCRGPFAKAMFEFLNCIRMHQGDKNGKNSELKYDAQCGMSKGVFEWQCRQFEKVSSRTPELMRKMRANAQKMRVHFKDTEDLKTWDAYERNVLYACEHYLKTSLATPAVTPNSVLYEDLMKRKAYSKTRSGLLSMGLNKFKYCTRSLRLVAAGAAIGLAVGLGVGWKQQKIK
- the LOC123119977 gene encoding uncharacterized protein isoform X3 produces the protein MCYDRGPTVLQPVELQTFFWKVELLDGASYNSNGDGSGTSTATTSTFFAVLPWAWEGKLRWENRFRWGKKIRPERLDRAKPTTSCGRRHRSCCMRGVGQKCRRRVRRPATRMAGEGDNRRRGGPATMATSKSVRPARCGIKRLYAESIVGACVDETTAVSNGYTCTNRMVAGGRSAGAYHPPSYTSPNSPLPGRGPRSLSRHGNQVSSADPEETDGELPTATPDRFPVCIRSSSCAVCRGPFAKAMFEFLNCIRMHQGDKNGKNSELKYDAQCGMSKGVFEWQCRQFEKVSSRTPELMRKMRANAQKMRVHFKDTEDLKTWDAYERNVLYACEHYLKTSLATPAVTPIGFLVCHGDELELDGKKQVEGGRPKWKRRGKRGEDG
- the LOC123119977 gene encoding uncharacterized protein isoform X1, which encodes MCYDRGPTVLQPVELQTFFWKVELLDGASYNSNGDGSGTSTATTSTFFAVLPWAWEGKLRWENRFRWGKKIRPERLDRAKPTTSCGRRHRSCCMRGVGQKCRRRVRRPATRMAGEGDNRRRGGPATMATSKSVRPARCGIKRLYAESIVGACVDETTAVSNGYTCTNRMVAGGRSAGAYHPPSYTSPNSPLPGRGPRSLSRHGNQVSSADPEETDGELPTATPDRFPVCIRSSSCAVCRGPFAKAMFEFLNCIRMHQGDKNGKNSELKYDAQCGMSKGVFEWQCRQFEKVSSRTPELMRKMRANAQKMRVHFKDTEDLKTWDAYERNVLYACEHYLKTSLATPAVTPNSVLYEDLMKRKAYSKTRSGLLSMGLNKFKYCTRSLRLVAAGAAIGLAVGLGVGWKQQKIK